The nucleotide sequence GGCTACAGTAATTATGAAAGCTAACTATTACGTACTCAAAGAACTCTTACATGTAAACCTGTTAATAACTTTTAACATTCCACATTACCTCTTTCAATATACTTTCTATTATCCCCTCAACTGAAATCTAAATCCCAaatgagtggcacagtggcacattgggtggcacagtggttgcaGCTATTAgatcttctgcctcacagcttcagtgacccgggttcagtcctgacccctgatgctatctatgtggagtttgcacattctccttgtgacttggTGGGttttttccccaggtgctctgctttcttcccactttccaaagacatgcagcttAATAGGTTAAtaggcaactgtaaattgcccctagtgggtagGTTAGTTGTAGACGGGGGGAGTTAATGGCAACATGGACAGAAGAAGTTATAGAGAAAATCTGCAGGGAAAAAGGATTGCCGTGTGAGCTGGTTTAGACATGACGAGTCAAAACAGTCTCTTTCTGTTTCGAAAGTAAATGTGGGAAAGTCCACGCCTTCACCATTTTACTCTTGGCCTTCATCCCCATTGTTATTTGTAATTGGTGGGAACATATGCCAGATATTTCTTTTGCAGAATCTGCCATGTCTGACCTATCAGAGGTAACGTGGAAGTGGATGGAGTTGCATGATTCAATATCCTCCCCCAGTGCTGCGAGGACAAACAAGAACAGCAGGACTGCGGACATGAATTCACCTCAACAGGGAAAATGTAGCCCTCTAAGTCTTTCCACGGGACCTATCTCTGAAAACAGAACGGAGACGTTGCCCGTTGCAAACCAGGAAATaaagttggaagcagttcaaagccAATTGCCTGCAAAAACATCTAAGTATGTTGCTTTGTTTTCAAGCAAATAATATGTTATTAAATTATTGGTCACAATTTCTACacagttttaaagaaaatattaaatgaagagAAATAAGAACAGTAACCATAGTAGCACTAGGCttagactaacaatccagagaccagcGTTCAAATCccaatttaaattctgttaataatTTGTTATAAACCACAACCCGAGTCTTAGTAATGataacccaatgtaattgcactgtgtaatggattgacctgtacgatcggtatgcaagacaagtttttcactgtacctcggtacaagtgacaataataaaccaataccaataccaatgacaccAGAAGCcatagattgtcataaaaaaataCCTGGTTGACAATGTCCTAGAGATGTATGAAAGCTATTATATCCAGTCTCgcctttgtgactccagaccacatcGTGCGATTGACTCCTCTGAAATCACCTAGCAAGTCACTCATCTACATCATTACCACCATGCTCAAACAGAGAAACTGAAGCAAGGCAGCAGTTCAaccttctcaaaggtaattaatgatggacaataaatgctggtcttactggcaacacccacatcctgaaaaatgaattaaaaaatatattatagTACTTGACCATAAAATAGGATAACTGAGGTTGATTCCTAAATATCATTCTCAGCTAACTCTAAAGTGAGACAAATGGTCCTTGGACTTTCTCCTTTATTGCATTCAGCTCAGCAAATGACCAAACTACGAACTTACCTTTATAATCTTGGGAAGTATTAACTGCAGTTGATTGGCACTGAGCCTCCCAGGTTTACACTTCTTGGCTTAGTTTTCACAGAGTAGTACTTATTACCtctgtcatttattttgtaaCCTTGCCTGaagattttagtttttttttatacatttaAGTAAATATTTGTTCATAATTTACCTACTATTTACATACAAGGATATCACGTTAAACATTGACATTCCTCTAATTGCCACAGGGCTCCAGCTTTGAATGAAAATTACAGGAATAATTTGGGCTGGACTCCACTCCAACATGCAGCGTTCTGTGGACATATTCCTTTGATCAAATATCTCCTCCACAGACGCGCAGCTATCAACCACAGGAGTGAGTATCATTATACTGCAATACACAGGGCTGCTTGGAATGGTCACACTGACGCGGTGGACTATCTTTTGCATCGAGGAGCTCTTCTTGAGCCCAAGGCTCGTTGTGGAGCCAGTCCACTTCATTGTGCTGCAGCTAATGGTTATGTTAATACTTCCAAGCTGCTTCTGAAATATGGGGCATCCACAGATATTAAAGATAACAAGAGGTGGACTCCATTACACTGGGCCTGTGTGAATGGACACATAGAAATCATTGAATTGCTGATAATGGAGGGAACTAGCCTGGATGAAAGGACAGACTATGGCATGACGTCGTTGCAATTAGCAGTGGAGGCTGGGAATTTCAAAATTACTGACTATTTACTGAAGAAAGGTGCAGACATAGATGCCAAGGATGAAAATAATGAAACTGCTCTACACAAAGCTGCTGCAAATGGAAAAATAGAGGTAAGGAGGCAGGTAACTAAAAAACCTAAGTGCTCTTTGACCCCCAAGAAGAGAAGTCCTGGGCTCCAGATTCATACTCCAGCATTAACGAATGTCTTTAGGATTGACAGAACTAATGTAAGGCCACCTCTAACtgttccaaagtgcattactgTAGTGTTGTAAATGATGCCAAGTGGTAAGATCTTCATACTCCACACTGCAAATAAGTGAGAAAGATGTCCCAAGTTtatgatgaaaatattttttgtagGTTGACCTGAAGGATTAACCTTTTATCTCCAGCTCAGTAAAGTTgggaattgggtttattattgtcacatgcaccaaggtacagtgaaaaacttgtcttgcataccattcatacagatcaattcattacacagtgcattgaggtagtataaggtaaaacaataacagaatgcagaatgaagtttaacagctacagagaaagtgcagtgcaggcagacaataaggtgcatggtcataacgaggtagattgtgaggtcaagagtccattttatcatgctaggggactattcaatagtctttatcactgtgggatagaagctgtccttgagcctgctggcatgtgccctcagactcctgtatcttctgcctgataggagaggggagaagagagaatgtccggggtggatgtggtcttcgattatgctggctgctttacagaggcagcaagaagtatagacagagtccaaggaggggaggctggtttccgtgatgtgctgagctgtgtccacaaccctctgcagtttcttgcagtcttgggcagagtagttgccataccaagctgtgatgcatctggatagcgtgctttctatgctgcatcaacaaaaactggtgagggttgatggggacatgccaaatttctttagcttcctgaggaagtagaggcattgacaTTTTATCTCAAGCTCAGTAAAATAAATCTAGTTCCACGACAACCATAGTTTTCATGTTTGAAAAACTTTCTATATTTGAAAAATTCTCACAGCTGGGAGCAGAAAATATGGAACTATATTGCAGCTGAATATTCTGAGGGAGATACAAGCATGATGGTAAAGGAGTTTCAATGGGTGTTGTCTAGATGAAATTCCAGGAAGCAATTAACAACTTTCTACACGAGAATATTAGGAAAACTACAAGCAATTTTGTGGCATGGGTGCAGATAGGAGACAGACTAATGATATGGATTTATCCCCTGACTGGAAATTGACAAGTGCAGATCCACGGGTATATTGACACCTCATCTTTCCATAGTCAATAGTTTGGCCTAGGATTAGGAAAtagtgttgtacagcatagaCAAATTTGCAAGGTAAGTGAGACAATAAATTACTTAGAAAGGACCACAAGTTATGAACTTGACTGATATTGCAAATAGGCTAAACCatagtggatggaatttaatgtggaaaaatgtgcacATTAGATCTGAGGAGGCAAACTACAATATTTTCTTAATAGTGGGAGACACGAGTTGTACTTATGTGTATAAAGGATGACCTTTGGCACAGATAACTAAAAGATATGGATGGGCTAATAACATATTGGCTTTATCTCAAGAAGGATAGCATAGCAATGAAACACAGTTTCACTTGAATAGAACCTTTATTAGATCCAGTGTAGTATTGAAAAGTCAGGAAAGATACtgtaccaattcaccaatttacagTTGAATAATGAGATAGATTACAATAACTTGGTTTACATTCCCTTGAGACCTTAAGTTTGAATGATGATTTTATCCAATTCTTTGAAATAATCTATTTAAAACAATAAAGAGATTTGATCGAGTAAGCAAAGGGTAGATATTCATCTTTGGTCACTTGTGTTTAATATGCATTGTGCAAAGAGCTCTGCATGCAAAAGCCACTATATTAAGTGTTAAGGTCTAAATGCCAAGGATAAATTTCTATCCAAGTGAAGAGCTTATGCCATTTATTCCAGCATCATGCTTCTGAAAATTTGTTTCTTTCCAGAACAGAATGTGATTACACCTGTTTCAGATCAAATCACACACTCTAGAAACTAAATCACACACTCTAAAGTCACGTCAGCCATGCTCGGGTAAAATGTATTTGGAACTACATATCATTTGCTACGCAAAATTTCTTTTGGAATACTGCAGGGGAAATTAGCTCAAGTGGCTCTCGGAGTGACCATCGCTCGGTATTCTTGGGAACAATGTACACTAGACTGGATTCCCACTTGGCTAAGTCTCATATCTACCTTGGGGAGGGTCCTCCCCCCatactctctcccccctcccacaacaTCCACCCATTACCCCCCTACCCCATGATTAGCCAAGGCTCGTAATAAAAGTCCTGGTCTCATCTGCTCGCCTTCTCCTGGGCATCTACCTGATCCCCAAAATCCTACCTCCAGCCCTGATCTAACTCACCAACAAGCCCAACTTCCAGCCTCAAATTTGCTCAACAACCATTCACCAGCCACTTATTTTGCTTGACTTGTCTCCAAACCCAAGTCTGAAGCCGTCATCTAGTCTCTCCTCCCCTGATCCTGCAGACCCACCCTCTGCCCAAGTCAGGCACAGTTTTGACCATGAAAAAGGCCAAAGCCTTATCAGTAACATTAAGGTCATGGGCCTCAAGTAGTGCTGAAATTTGCAGTGGTGGAGACATAATCAGGACATTGATGAACTCTGCTGCTATGATCATCTATGATGGTGTACTAGATTTCTAAGCCTCTAATTTGTATGGTGGAGGAATCCAGAACCACAGAGCAAATTCTTGGTAAAATCATGAAGCATTTTGTTATATGAAGGGCAATGGCAATGTGGAGTTCTGTCTCCTAAATGTCTGGAAGTACGGTCCATTTGAATTTTACATGGTTTGGATGTGCAGAAAAGGCAAGTAAATGGAGCTTAAGTACAGATCAACCTAATTATACAAATGATTAGACACTCAGATTCCCTGTTGCAATGAGATAAATGTGAACAAAATTTTTTAAGATGAATTCTTGGGAACAACATTGGCCTGGAGATGGTGCTGTTGGATAGAAGCACAAAACTAGTAACCACTAGTTCCTCACATTGCGGCTCAGTTTTTCACCAGACAGCTAGCAGCCACCTTCCTGGAGGAAGATTCTGCTCTCGGATCCATTCCAGGGACAAGCAGGCTTTGTGGGCAGGTGACCAGTGAGCATGGATCACTAAGATTAATATTATCTTTCCTAAGATAGGGTGCCAGGAACAGTACATACTGTTTCAGGTGCAGTCTAACCAAGCTTTACACAGCTGTTGCCCCTTGTTTTTTCCATCTGAAGACCAGCACTCCATTAGTCTTCTCAATTATTATCTACATCTGTCATGTCATTTAATGTTCAGTCACTTTATCCTTTATTATAGACTCTAGTAATTTCTTGTCTTTAAATGCTGTACCTTCCTTGGTCAGTGATACCTTAGGTTCCATCTCTCATCTTTCTTAAGACATGTGTGACATTTTTTGATTGTTAATGAGTGCCTTGGAAGATTCTAGTTACAATTTCTCACCTACTTCCTCGTATGGAAACTGTCAGATTCTACTGATTTTTCATGCGTCAGTaatgttattttctttattaatgtCATTTTGCTTACATTCACTTTGCTAAGACCTGTTCCCAATTCAATACTAGTTTCTTTGGGGTGTCTGTCATGCAATCCTCTTACTCTACCAGTAACATTGATACACAGCAACTATTCAATGAGTCCATCATTTCCTGTATTTATAAGTTACTGTTATAATTTTCCTTGAGCCCAGTGCTCCAAACCACCTTTACCTAGTTTTGTTGTAACCAAATTTTTATTGTTTTCCCCCTTTGCAAGTTTCTTTTCAGCAAGTTGCTGAAATGCATGCAAGCTTATGTCTTGTACACAgtatattgttttatttttctgttgttcTGTACTCCTTTACTAAGggacaatattttttttcaaaagagtTGGTAGTCTCATCTTTCACCTTTTCAAACACTACACTGAACTCTATATTATGATCAGTATTAGATAAATGTTCACAGATTGTTAACCTGTTAACTAAATCTGGCTCATTACTAAATCTGATTCAGAATCTGATATATTCCTTATTGGCTGTAGGACAAACTGCTGTGTAAAGTTATCATAAACACATTCAAGAAATAGCTGCCTTTCGGACATGAGTTTGTCTGCTTTTCACAatctttcaaaaagttaaaatcccccattagAACCATTCTGTGTGTTTAATCTCTGCAAGGATACATTCTGTTCTGTCACATCTGCTACCTGGGAGCCTTCCAATGTTCCCCGGTATAGTTATAAAtctttttctgtttcttaatTCCACTTATAAATCCTCCTATGTTCACTACATATCCTCTCTCATCACTGAAGTGATTTCATCTTTAATCACTGGCTATCCTTCCCACTCAACATTTCCCCAAATTTCTTTGAGAACATATAACtcagaatatttaattcccagtaCATACTGTCTTGCAGCtatgttttaaaaatgaataCCAGACTGAATTTACACTGTAATTCATTCAATTCAACTTTGTACATTTGTATAAAGAAAACATATTTGAGTGACAAACCTTTATCTATCCTTCTGCCCTGCATTTTGCGCATATATTTCTTATTGTCCCTCATGGCTTAATTACTTTACATTGTTTAGTTCTTCCTTTACCTGTCATTCTACTCTCTTCCActttatttttgcaatattatttaTAATACTTCTTCTGAAATCTCACCCAACAACCCCCTTCCCTACCAACAATTGCTAATTTAAAGTCTTGGTCACTTTATTTATCTTTCCACCTTATCATTCCACCTTCCACCTTGGAACCAGGTGAGCAACACACTGTGTAGGATTCCCAGCCCTGCTTACAAAAGATGCTATCTATCCCTGTAATTGTTGAAGCATCTGCAACAACCACATTAcataccctcctcctcccccatttTGGACAGTCACTAACTCCAGATGTCATTCTGGCTGTCAACAGTCCTTATCCTCAAAGGTCCTACATTATCCCTGTAGGATAGAATCAATTTCTAAAGATCATCATCCTCTACTTGTTctgtacaccattggtcacactAATACTGTTCTGATCCCAGACCTTCCTGAAGGTTGTGCATATTCTCATGAGGATTTGTCTGTCCCTCCCTTTTTAATTGTGCTCCTGTTGAGGCCCAAGTTACACTCAGAATTATTGCCCAAGGGAGCAACTGCAGTTGGTTGAAGTCTACTTTACATaccaacatacaaattaggatgaggagtaggccactctgtcCCAAGACCCTGccccatcatttaataagatcatggcttacctGATTGTGACCTCCAGTCCACATTCCCATGgtgaactttcaccctctcattcATCAAGCACCAATCTAACTCAGCCTCAAATATTCAGactttgcttctaccaccctctgagaaagagttcatgaccctctgagaaaacaattcacctcatctgtcttCAGTGGGCTATCCTTTATATTTAAACAGTGACcttgagatgagatatctttattagtcacatgtacatcaaaaacacagtgaaatgcatcttttgtgcagagtgttcagggggcagcccacaagtgtcgccacgtttccggcgccaacaaagcatgcccacaacttcctaacccgtacatctttggaatgtgggaggaaaccagagcacccggaggaaacccatgcaaacacggggagaacatagaaactccttacagacagtggccggaatcaaacccgggtcgctggcgctgtaaagcgttaagctaaccactgcactaccatgcctgccttgagTTCTATGTTCCTGCACATGAAGAAACAACCCCTTCAAATCCATCTTGTC is from Pristis pectinata isolate sPriPec2 chromosome 6, sPriPec2.1.pri, whole genome shotgun sequence and encodes:
- the ankrd67 gene encoding ankyrin repeat domain-containing protein yields the protein MSDLSEVTWKWMELHDSISSPSAARTNKNSRTADMNSPQQGKCSPLSLSTGPISENRTETLPVANQEIKLEAVQSQLPAKTSKAPALNENYRNNLGWTPLQHAAFCGHIPLIKYLLHRRAAINHRSEYHYTAIHRAAWNGHTDAVDYLLHRGALLEPKARCGASPLHCAAANGYVNTSKLLLKYGASTDIKDNKRWTPLHWACVNGHIEIIELLIMEGTSLDERTDYGMTSLQLAVEAGNFKITDYLLKKGADIDAKDENNETALHKAAANGKIEILQLLLKQNATVDASDINQRTPLHRAVESGVPAVYLLLQFGASINSRDALQMTALHQAAFQGHEAVTRLLIQRGADIHARDRMDKTPLHLAAEKGHCAVVQLLISNGAELQAKTKWNETAADLAKEQKQEEVLKVLRSHM